The Aquila chrysaetos chrysaetos chromosome 18, bAquChr1.4, whole genome shotgun sequence genomic interval TGGAGGACGAATCTAGTTCATCCTTCTAAGGTCACATTGTGTGATACTCTAAGCAATATACAGACTACAGCTGGGGAAATTTGCACAATTTTCACAACCATATGGGGCTGGGAGGGTTCAAAAATGCTTCAGTTGGCAAGAAGTAGATTAGATATATTTAAGAACATGGTCTTCCTTTGCAATATGGTTGCACTATTCATCTCATTGCGttgtttgctgctgttcagaACCAGTTAGTGTTATCAGAGACTCTGTTCGTGGTGAACTGTAGACCTGTCCTAACATGGAGGCCCCTTCTAGCCCATGTACAGCAGCAGACTGGAACTGAGGCAGAAATGCAGGTCAAGGCCAGGATAAAGCAGTATTACTGGTGTCGAGATTGAAGGCATTTAATAGATGCAGTTGGCATAAGGCTGAGTTTGCTCAGGATGAGGGTAAATACAGTTTGACAGAAACTACCAATCTGCATTGACACCTTTTTGTCACAGGTTTGAATTCTGGTTACTTACTGAAAGCTTGTGTGAGAGGACTGAAGCAGCAGGAAATCTCTGCCCAGCACTGTGTGCCCAGAATAAATCAGCGTACTGCTGTGGAAAATTGTTCTGATTCAGTTAGCACAACGTCAGGTTTCCTGGACCCAAGCCTAGGACACAGTATGGGATAGAGACCTAAAGTGAGTGGAGCACAGCAAACAGAATTGTAGGAAATTGGGCATGACTGTTGTTAAGACATGCAGCAAATCTTCAGCTACCATTTTTGTCAATAACCACTGCCTCTAATTAGGCATGTGGCTATCTGTGGAGCCCCTATCTTATTGCAGGATACAATACATTGGCATGAGTGTTGCAGAGAGGACTGGGCTCAGAACTGTGTGCGTAGGGGAAAAGTTCTAGTATGAAGGACCGTGTTGTCAGTGGGACTTACAGTATCACCTCCAGTGCTCTTCCCCACTGGTTCAGCTTATAGGCATGGGTGTGCTAAATTTCTTGGGAGGTAAGTTCAGGTACAGATCTGGATGTTTAAAACACTGAAGGCAAGCAGTGTCAGAGCTGTCCAAAGGTAGCCCTTCATCGTGTGAATTTGTTAGACCTAAACAATTCCTCACAGATGTTTGTCAGACCCATCTGAGCCTCAGTGCCTCCCTACACTACCTGTGGCTTCACCAACCGTAATCAATAGGCAAGAAACTTCGAGTAACTTTCTATTGGCCTCTGTTTCATACCACTgcttacagaaattaatttgtgaaTAAGGTTGAGAAGCTGCCAGATTTGTATGAATTCAATATTGATTCAGGACTAAAATGAAACTATTTGAGAAGACTGGATTTAGATCTAAGGGGGTGGACATTCCTTGGTGCTGTAGTCTAGGTGCTGTGATAGTAAATCAGCACTTAGTGAAAATACTGGGAATTTGTCTGATGCACCACGCTAGTACCAAGTGACTGTGGGTTCATTCTGTATCGTTAAGAGCAGTATTGAGTTCCATCAGTTTCCTGTTTTACAGGTGTGAATTTAAATGATCACTACAGCATCACTCCTTTAAAGGTGTTCTCCTAAACAAAGGAGTATTTCTTCTATTCCCCTGTTGCAGGTCATGGCAGAAGAAGAGTTACCGGGGGTTTTGATTCTGGATATAGGAGGAACTCATGGTGTGCTAGAAAACCTTGCAGCACTTTTGAAGAAACACTTTCGCCTTATCACCATGAAGgaatttcttcaaaacaaaaaagaaatgagcaaaaaaatccaatctATTTTCGTGTTTGAGTGCAGGCCGACTATTGACCGAGAGCTTCTAGAAAGCCTGCCTAATTTAAAGGTAATTGGAAACTCTGGGGTTGGAGTCAATCACTTAGACTTGAAAATGATTTCTAGCTTTGGGGTAAAAGTGACCAACACCCCACATGCCGTGGCGGACCCAACAGCAGACATAGGAATGGCCTTGATGCTGGCCTCTGCCAGAAGACTAGTGGAAggtaatgttttaaattttcctgGATCTTAGCTACTTCTCTGACATATCTCACTTTTACTATGATACAGATGATCTGTCTGAATCAATATTTGGGATgctttcatggggaaaaaaatttctgaggACTCCGTTTTCAGAGGCCTCTGCTTTTCCTATGTCCTGCTTCTTCGTAAGGCGATGGTGACAAGAGTAAGGGCTTTGTCTAAATTATGCACTTTAAATTCACTTGGGATATCCTGTTCGGAATGAAGTCTGGGGCATAATTCTCCTCTGGCTGTTCACTGGGTGGGTTGTTTATAGCTGTAAAAACTGAATACAAAATGCATCCAAATCAAATGTCACCACTTCTCCATTTCCCTTGGAACAAGTGTTAGGAGCTACAGGAAGGTACAAAGCATTAATGGCCATGTCCCCATCTCTAGAGCAGTAATTACTGtaactcttctcttttttcctgcttctgtgaAGAGTTTTTCTAAACCAATGCGCTGTATTTCTAGAAGAGCATCATCACTATTATTAAAATAGCTGATAATCCTTTTGACAAAGTTATTCCAAACTGTACCACCAACATTAGTTTGTGTCCTTAAAAGTAGGTCCTTTCCCCACATACCCTTGCTACGCAATGCCTTTCAGGGGAAGGAAGGTGTCAGTAGAGCCTATCACAAGAAGTTGCCTCCGTCTTGAGGGACTCATAGTCtttctgtcactgctgctgcacCCCTGAGCATGAAATAACACCTCTTTCCCCGTGATGTTTTCTCACTGTTGCATCTTGCTGGACCTCAAGTTCTTTGTATAAAAGCTCATAGAGATCCGTGGCTGAGCTGGAAATTGCAACCGTCACCCTCATTCAAGCAGTGGGGCTGCTTTGGGTTGTGATCCAGGAGAGAGATGGTGAGATTTACcccagctaaaaaaaaagtgaagtcaATGCTTGCGCGGTGGTAAGTGTGaaagaagctatttttaaactttcaagAAAATACTCCAACCGTGGAAGAGTTAATTCCCTGAGGAGCCATTCCTCCCAGCACGGTACCCACCTGGCAGCCCTCCTGTGCTTCtggctccagccctggctgcagggaaTGACACCATCCAGGCTCTTCCATAAACTGGTCAAAATTAGCAAGGATGTTGTTTAAGGGGTGCTCCAGAGCCCTACCACTGTGACGGtgagaaactttttctttcccccaaaccTATGTTTATGGTCGGTTTGTACCCATTTAGCATGTATTTACATTCAGGCTGCCAGATTGCAGTTTCTCCAGACACGAAGTATTTTGCTGTTGACTGGCTGGGAGTGGAAGTAACCAGAGCGACGCTTGGGATCATCGGGATGGGCAGCATTGGTTATAGAGTGGCTCAGAGAGCCAGAGCCTTCGATATGAGGATCCTGTACCATAACAGGAACCGGAGGTAAAAACTTTTGGATTCTGCATGTAATGAGTCAGGGGGCCGTGATGGaaaccacagctctgctgtgtccCCAGTCTTCCTAGGCACTTGTGACGGTTGTGAGCAGCATGAGGAGCACCAGCGTGCCGCTGCTTCTTCCCTTGGGCTCCCTactgctcccttccccctcGCCTCCTGCGCTCGCTGGGCCCTGGTTAGCTACTAGCAGTTGGAACAAGGGCCGCGTAACCTTTCTGAAGATGTTGTCCAAGCAAACGAGGCCTTGTGCCCTCATTGTGTCCCCTGTCCTGCCAGACTCTTCTTACGGCTTCTGGCAGCATCCCTGGCCCACCCAGCCAGTCACCCCTCTCCTCAGCCCAGCCAGATCACTCATCACACCGGCACCGATGACAAGGGTCTTAACTTCTGTTAGTTTCATAGTTCCCTTTCTTTCAGACTTCGCTTCCCCTTCATTCCTTTTCCACCCCAAGTCCTAACTCACATGTCAGGCAAGGAGAGACTCTACAGGGATTGGCACAGACGAGAGGAGAGTGGGGTCTGACTGCATCCCCAACCTCCTATACCTAATATTGCCTACGTGCTTTGCTTTCACACGTACATCACACCTTCAGTGTCCCACCACTCCTCTAGCCTCTTGCTCCCTCTAGCCCACATGCTTCCTACCTCCTTCCAACGTCTGTACCTATCAATGTCTTTACCTTGGCCTCAAACCTCTTGATCTCTGTCCTGTTCCTGATCTCTCCTAAGGTTGATTGATTGTTAAAGCCAGTTAGAAGTAGTTGTGTCAGTTTGGGGGGGTGtgcatttttccttcagaagaaaggaggaggaagaggcagttGGTGCCCACTACTGTGAGAAGATGGAAGACTTGCTGCAGCAATCTGACTTTGTTATGTTGGTTGTGAACTTGACTCCTGAGACTCACAAACTGATTGGGAAAAAGGAGCTTGGGCTGATGAAACCCACAGCTACTCTTATAAACATCAGCCGAGGTAGGATGATCTAAAAACACTGTTTGTGGCTCCACAGTTAAGGTTGTGTTTTGTCTGATTGTGTTGACATTCCCCCCTCCAACCTCAGTCTGTGATATCCCTGTATTGTTTGAGTCATGAAGTAGCTGGCAGTCTACAAATGAATGACTTATCATAGATCAGATGCTATGTGTTCAAAGGTCCTATGGAATTTAGGGATGCTCAGCAGATGTTCTGTTCTCTTTAGCCTTATCctaaagacagctttttttaGTGGAAATAACTGAAAGGTTTATCATCACCGATGATGAATGAGGTGCAAGGAGAAACCTAAGTTTCATTTGGAACAGCTATGTAGAAAAGAAACTTCACATGGGATTACAGATCTGTTGGCACTGAAGAAGCATACGAGAGAGATTATAGTTTCagtaaagaaagcagagataaaAGAGTGGAAAGCTTGAAGAGATTAAATGATTTGTCTGTAATAATACAAGAAGTCAGTgtcaaaatgaggaaaagactGAAACCGGTCACATCCCAGGAAAAGCCTTACACAGTGGACCATAATCCTCCTCTAACTAaagattaataaataaaatctctgttttgtttggttaaTGGTTATTAGAAAGACATTCTACTTTCTAACAAGATGAAGATCCTGTAATTTTTCTCACTAGACCCTTGAGACCTTTCCCCACTGCCAGGTAAAAACATGTTCATTAACTCATCACGATAGCAAGATTTCATTTCCATGCAGGTGCAGTTATTGACCAAGATGCATTGGTAGAAGCTCTCCAGAATAAGGTTATTAGGGCTGCCGCTCTGGACGTGACGTACCCTGAGCCTCTGCCAAGGTAAAGAAACCTGCTTTCCATTCTAttaatctgaaatgttttaaactgTGTGCAAAAGTGTGCTCATAATCTTGATCTCCATGGGGAGTCTCTCTCACTGTTTAAGGGCAAAACCTCAGCCTGTCTCACACAGTCATAAATAAATGACAAACTGTTAGCCTTTCCCACATCTGTCAGTTCTTTGCCAGCCTAACTGACAGGCAAGGCAACGAGACCAATAGAGACGAAGAAGAAATGGGTAAGCAAGCTTCCCACAGCTTTCTGCTGGTTCTGTGCTTGTGGCCCTTTTATCTCAACAGTTCTTAACAACTAACATGGGATAGCTGCAGAGTAAATTCCCTGTGTAAAAcattctgttctttctgtttcttacagaGATCATCctttgttaaaattaaataacatcATCATAACCCCTCACATCGGAACTGCAACAGTCCAAGCTATCCGTATGATGGCAGAAGAAGCAATAACAAATATGCTGGCTGTTCTTAATGGCCAACCCATTCCAAGTGAAGTGTTTCCCAAATGATGTGTGCCAGATGATATCAGTAAATCTCATATGTGTGGGAAGGCGCTATTTCTTACAGTACcacttttaaactaaaaaaaaccaacctgttCCTGCACTGCTCTTGTCATGATACTGTAAAGCTGTCATCTCACTAGACTTGATCTGTACTGTTATTtacaattctgaaaaataaagtggaaCTAATAAAAGGGACTTGTTTGAAGATTTTAAACTGAGCAGTTATGCACTTTGATATCTTCAGTCCATTATTTCAATGAATACCTGTATTCTCTTCCCAGTACTGGCTGCTACGTAATGATAAGCAAGTACACCAAGCAGTTTGTGTAACACTCTCAAATATATTAAGGGTGAATTGAGCAGTAATTGCCTGCAGAAATTTGGCTGTATCCTGAAACACTTTTCAGCCAATATTGCAATAttctgtttttatatatatgaagaAAGCAGTCTCCTTTGAAATTATTGTAGGCCTAAGGTTTTCTAATGTAAGAAGAGCTTTGCTTCATCTACAtgttaaagcaaagcaaagccaaTCACTGAAGAAGTATCTTTGATTTTCCTGAGGGGAT includes:
- the LOC115353023 gene encoding probable 2-ketogluconate reductase isoform X1; protein product: MLRSKAFSLLKPIPLMSGQSNLAYEFIHPAIASHGHCCHRRSVDYRQRYKTHPSSAGGRTISAPQTKVMAEEELPGVLILDIGGTHGVLENLAALLKKHFRLITMKEFLQNKKEMSKKIQSIFVFECRPTIDRELLESLPNLKVIGNSGVGVNHLDLKMISSFGVKVTNTPHAVADPTADIGMALMLASARRLVEGCQIAVSPDTKYFAVDWLGVEVTRATLGIIGMGSIGYRVAQRARAFDMRILYHNRNRRRKEEEEAVGAHYCEKMEDLLQQSDFVMLVVNLTPETHKLIGKKELGLMKPTATLINISRGAVIDQDALVEALQNKVIRAAALDVTYPEPLPRDHPLLKLNNIIITPHIGTATVQAIRMMAEEAITNMLAVLNGQPIPSEVFPK
- the LOC115353023 gene encoding probable 2-ketogluconate reductase isoform X2; protein product: MLRSKAFSLLKPIPLMSGQSNLAYEFIHPAIASHGHCCHRRSVDYRQRYKTHPSSAGGRTISAPQTKVMAEEELPGVLILDIGGTHGVLENLAALLKKHFRLITMKEFLQNKKEMSKKIQSIFVFECRPTIDRELLESLPNLKVIGNSGVGVNHLDLKMISSFGVKVTNTPHAVADPTADIGMALMLASARRLVEGCQIAVSPDTKYFAVDWLGVEVTRATLGIIGMGSIGYRVAQRARAFDMRILYHNRNRRKEEEEAVGAHYCEKMEDLLQQSDFVMLVVNLTPETHKLIGKKELGLMKPTATLINISRGAVIDQDALVEALQNKVIRAAALDVTYPEPLPRDHPLLKLNNIIITPHIGTATVQAIRMMAEEAITNMLAVLNGQPIPSEVFPK
- the LOC115353023 gene encoding probable 2-ketogluconate reductase isoform X3; this encodes MAEEELPGVLILDIGGTHGVLENLAALLKKHFRLITMKEFLQNKKEMSKKIQSIFVFECRPTIDRELLESLPNLKVIGNSGVGVNHLDLKMISSFGVKVTNTPHAVADPTADIGMALMLASARRLVEGCQIAVSPDTKYFAVDWLGVEVTRATLGIIGMGSIGYRVAQRARAFDMRILYHNRNRRRKEEEEAVGAHYCEKMEDLLQQSDFVMLVVNLTPETHKLIGKKELGLMKPTATLINISRGAVIDQDALVEALQNKVIRAAALDVTYPEPLPRDHPLLKLNNIIITPHIGTATVQAIRMMAEEAITNMLAVLNGQPIPSEVFPK